A window of Ursus arctos isolate Adak ecotype North America unplaced genomic scaffold, UrsArc2.0 scaffold_16, whole genome shotgun sequence genomic DNA:
CGAGTACCTCTGTCCTATTCTGTTTCTGAGCCCTATGCTCTAAGAACCCCCTCTGCATCACTCTCCTACCCCCTTGTGGTAGGGCTCACCAGAGGGATAGTCACGCTTGGGCAGTTCCACGCCCCAGGCGTCGGCCACATGGGTCAGAAGCAAGTGTGAGAGGTGGCGGTGAGCATGTTGGTCCCAGTGGACACCGTCCCGGTGACGGTGCTGTACCGCATGCCGAAAGTGAAAGTGGAGGTCGAGGACATCAAAGCAGTGGTCCCCGGCCAGTGTTGCACTGTAGAAGTTCCCTTCAACCACATCCCGCCGCAGAGACCctgccaggggctggagctgAGTTAAGAAAGTGCAGCATCTAAGAGCCGCACAAGGAAGCAGGGTCGGGAGGGAAGGCCCTCTATCTACCATCCTGCCTCAGGATGCCTCCTCCCCCAACCTGAAGGGCCTCAGTCACTTGCCTCTGGCAGAAGGAAACCCCCAGTAACGCGCTCCCCCAAGGGCATGGCCATGTTCCACACCAGCAGGCACGAATCTGGCAACACCTGGTCCATGCGCACAAACACCCGCTCCAGGTTCTCCCGGTAGCTCTCCATCGAGCAGCGGCCATACCTGTCGGACAGCACGTAGGGTGGGCAAGAGCACAAGGTGGATAGCCTCTGAGCCATACCTCCACCCCCCAACCAGtatttccctctccccccgccccaacctGGAGAGATCCCAGAGGCAGGAGTTGATGATCACCAGGTCCGGGGCAGGCCCATACGTCAGCTCCTCCAGGACGCCCTCGAGGTACTCGGAGTAAACGCGGGTGAGGAAGTAGAAGCGCACAAGGTGGTGGCCAGAACCCGAGCAGAACTGGCGGACCTCCCGGTACTGCGTCCCGTTGTGTAGCTCGCCCAGCTGACCCCCAGCCACCAGCTTGTCCTGTTCAAAGCTCAGCTCCCCCTgcccacacccccccacccagctGGTCAGACCCATGCCAGGGAGGAAGACCCTGCCAGGCCAGGGTCTGTGCCCACCCACCACTGGCGTGGCTACCAAGCTTCCCTCACCTTGGCTTTCAGCTGGGCGGCTGTGAGCAGTGAGTCCCGCTGGAGCAAGAGCACCAGGTCCTTGTACACAGCCCGCTGGACTGCAGGGAGACAGAGACCCTGAGGCTAAGACAAGCCTCACCCCACCCTAGCTCCTCCCAAGTGCAGGCGTCCCATCTTCCCAAGGCTGGGGCTGCCCAACACCACCTCTGTGGAGTTCATtacagaggcagagaaaaggtGAAGCCAAAAAAATTCTGGTACTACGTCTGCCTTCTGGCCGTGCACCAGCCCCCAATTTAATACACAGTGGCCCAAGATGACCTGGCAGAAGTAAGTTGGCCAAGTCACCCAGGAGACAGAC
This region includes:
- the PCED1A gene encoding PC-esterase domain-containing protein 1A isoform X1 translates to MVFCLENEEPRLPLRSAMVHFQASEVQQLLHNKFVVILGDSIQRAVYKDLVLLLQRDSLLTAAQLKAKGELSFEQDKLVAGGQLGELHNGTQYREVRQFCSGSGHHLVRFYFLTRVYSEYLEGVLEELTYGPAPDLVIINSCLWDLSRYGRCSMESYRENLERVFVRMDQVLPDSCLLVWNMAMPLGERVTGGFLLPELQPLAGSLRRDVVEGNFYSATLAGDHCFDVLDLHFHFRHAVQHRHRDGVHWDQHAHRHLSHLLLTHVADAWGVELPKRDYPSDPWIEDWPELDHPFQGSHGQPPDFGEQLALPPPQLSPLPPPMPFPYPIPQPSPPPLFPPLPQDTPFFPGQPFPPHEFFNYNSTEDFSMSSHLGCGPGVNFVPGPLPPPVSGPIPHGQHRGPVVHRGMPRCAPNSPYHVPRMGGPCRQRLRHSDRLIHTNKLDRQPPAHSGTWPG
- the PCED1A gene encoding PC-esterase domain-containing protein 1A isoform X2, with product MVFCLENEEPRLPLRSAMVHFQASEVQQLLHNKFVVILGDSIQRAVYKDLVLLLQRDSLLTAAQLKAKGELSFEQDKLVAGGQLGELHNGTQYREVRQFCSGSGHHLVRFYFLTRVYSEYLEGVLEELTYGPAPDLVIINSCLWDLSRYGRCSMESYRENLERVFVRMDQVLPDSCLLVWNMAMPLGERVTGGFLLPELQPLAGSLRRDVVEGNFYSATLAGDHCFDVLDLHFHFRHAVQHRHRDGVHWDQHAHRHLSHLLLTHVADAWGVELPKRDYPSGQPFPPHEFFNYNSTEDFSMSSHLGCGPGVNFVPGPLPPPVSGPIPHGQHRGPVVHRGMPRCAPNSPYHVPRMGGPCRQRLRHSDRLIHTNKLDRQPPAHSGTWPG